The proteins below are encoded in one region of Ostrea edulis chromosome 3, xbOstEdul1.1, whole genome shotgun sequence:
- the LOC125675771 gene encoding uncharacterized protein LOC125675771 isoform X2, with amino-acid sequence MTTMLGPPHPVAMPTVTKMDKLRLAAAKGEMDMVRDLLGLRTPLQPDKEGRTPLHFAAQNGHLDICRLLIQHGCHPDDQDQVRYTALHRASSQGHTEVIELLINQHCSIDIQDENGNAAIHEAAWHGFSRTLDVLIKHDCNIIITNKAGFTALHLSAQNGHNQSTRILLLAGCNSDLKNNYGDTALHTAARYGHAGVTRILISARCSLNEQNKNGDTALHIASALKRRKIAKLLVDAGVDISVKNKQVETAMDVAERKQHPEIILIISSFSRPKTPKTVNFKEYPVDMEGPVVVPEEEVPAKPVKQEKKFFDFFKKKKKDKEKDKTDSQQTPNTGKSDPSVQGFFSQYVPKPGLQYYRDLAGNIKQGPIGYTPICQCMPTLKKLEHQVHTNQEHIYDHIEASNRALNNRLDQLDHRTSQQVRELDHRTSQRLMEEEALCQERIRRGLEGERAFMEQSHHDNLKMDVQEWLEVKLGSYGHCLDHHHDDTALPSNNLFSEIHQTENGRLFRSRSDETLSQSDNHSGKGFRKKAFYESRQQAMQQIRAWQTPSYSRTNAYRVKGSSHDMLGPRTVTFSDQDNVNVRTSAEIHSQNPPRDLPHSQNPPRDLPHSQNLLRDLPHSQNLLRDLPHSQNSPRDLPQVSAKFTDTSIPTVGPHIHVSQSSVPTRQSEVRPPSRNYSPHPHPRGTSPSVQNRGDPVYGSFRDFPHSVGQSRSPQNPKYEHRSRPDHMSSPRPGQGTVHHQTVSDAVYTSPHQYSSQGAVPKRIPQSQTWHHEQYRNMQKREPSPLTHGTPVNPDQVNKPLPRSQTDSTGTTLRSSPAEVFRRGELPRQSVQEKGTVSNGFIRNTESRQSFPERGPSNTNSGGNLNSSVSSLGAGQGPQDSSRPSSGRSDRPYIPPKPTFTTFGYDNSKSDDRPLPSTSVPNTSSNNAPPKPTPRTNSSAELGSPYASLPNRSHTPHDELDSQQTYSYFAAVKTETPKPSEINRSSSGKETPKDDLYVSMSEKPVIRQRTRSSEGLLDSNITSAHDLKKIHPSPIPFANPNNIHKSDKSLIPHQMPPNGQIQSQQRPMSRPYPNLSMNQYSSEARNSPLLRYGNQPVPVKGAQTESVYVTMKGPHEGRRSAVDFDRKGGPYRTHGNIRENPYASVRDVSSYRYGNSSPMGKSGVPYHSTYNVNTVTQGQNSLSKSESNLVDKAADSDDEGGFISTRRTMLNASPAIHNSANSPKAVSNYPNAYTKEDSSSNPDSGYSSKIFGTRTNNGNVPSNSGTPSSSFSTDHDHSLSVSSNNHSPHPAATQSDYEQIQDVARAVNHGQNLQAHVEGWYQMKLKEAALRLQDGPHNEGPRDQNYNPKGYNPHMNRQYTPPNPQYHNYQANQTYNSYRNLPSYIRGSDV; translated from the exons AATGGGAATGCTGCCATACATGAGGCTGCCTGGCACGGCTTCAGTCGAACTCTAGACGTTCTCATCAAGCATGACTGTAACATCATCATCACTAACAAG GCTGGTTTTACTGCCCTCCATTTGTCAGCACAGAACGGACACAACCAAAGCACTAGGATCCTCCTCCTGGCTGGCTGTAACTCAGACCTCAAAAACAAT tATGGAGACACGGCCCTCCACACCGCCGCGAGGTACGGTCACGCAGGTGTGACAAGAATCCTCATCAGCGCCCGCTGCAGTCTCAATGAACAAAACAAG AATGGAGACACAGCGCTTCATATCGCTTCAGCCCTCAAACGACGGAAGATCGCAAAACTGCTGGTGGATGCGGGGGTAGACATCAGTGTGAAAAATAAG CAAGTTGAGACGGCAATGGACGTGGCCGAGAGAAAACAGCATCCAGAAATCATCCTAATTATCTCCTCCTTTTCTCGG CCAAAGACACCAAAGACGGTGAATTTCAAGGAATACCCAGTTGATATGGAGGGACCCGTGGTTGTACCGGAAGAGGAGGTCCCAGCCAAACCTGTCAAACAGGAGAAAAAATTCTTTGACTTCttcaagaaaaagaaaaaa GACAAAGAAAAAGATAAAACTGACTCCCAGCAGACCCCAAACACAGGAAAGTCAGATCCCTCTGTTCAGGGCTTTTTCAGTCAGTATGTCCCAAAGCCCGGACTTCAGTATTACAGGGACTTGGCTGGAAACATCAAACAG GGTCCTATTGGTTACACACCAATATGTCAGTGCATGCCAACACTGAAGAAACTTGAACACCAAGTGCATACAAATCAAGAACACATTTATGACCACATCGAGGCTTCCAATCGTGCACTCAATAACCGCTTAGATCAGCTAGACCATCGAACGTCGCAACAGGTCAGGGAACTAGACCATAGAACCAGTCAAAGGCTCATGGAGGAGGAGGCACTGTGTCAGGAGAGAATTCGCCGTGGATTGGAAGGAGAAAGGGCATTCATGGAGCAGAGTCACCATGATAACCTGAAGATGGATGTACAGGAATGGCTTGAAGTCAAACTTGGTTCTTACGGACACTGTTTAGATCATCACCATGACGACACAGCTTTACCAAGCAATAACTTGTTCTCAGAGATTCATCAGACCGAAAATGGACGGTTATTTCGCTCAAGGTCTGATGAGACTTTGTCCCAGTCTGACAACCACAGTGGAAAAGGATTTCGTAAGAAAGCATTCTATGAATCTCGACAACAAGCAATGCAACAAATTCGTGCTTGGCAAACACCATCATACAGTCGGACTAATGCTTACCGTGTTAAAGGATCTAGTCATGATATGTTAGGGCCACGGACTGTTACATTCAGTGATCAAGACAATGTAAATGTGAGGACTAGTGCTGAGATACATTCTCAGAATCCACCAAGGGATTTACCACATTCTCAGAATCCACCAAGGGATTTACCACATTCTCAGAATCTACTAAGGGATTTACCACATTCTCAGAATCTACTAAGGGATTTACCACATTCTCAGAATTCACCAAGGGATTTACCACAAGTGTCAGCCAAATTTACAGACACATCAATTCCAACTGTTGGacctcatatacatgtatctcaaagTTCTGTGCCAACAAGACAGAGTGAGGTTCGTCCCCCTTCCAGAAATTACTCTCCTCATCCTCACCCCCGGGGAACATCCCCCAGTGTTCAGAACAGAGGAGATCCTGTATATGGAAGTTTTCGAGATTTTCCTCATTCAGTGGGACAATCTAGAAGTCCACAAAATCCAAAATATGAGCATCGGTCTAGACCTGATCACATGAGTAGTCCTCGTCCTGGGCAAGGAACTGTTCATCATCAGACTGTATCAGATGCAGTGTACACTAGTCCTCATCAATACTCAAGTCAGGGGGCTGTCCCAAAACGTATCCCCCAGTCACAAACTTGGCATCATGAACAGTATCGAAATATGCAAAAACGTGAACCAAGTCCACTTACTCATGGCACACCAGTGAACCCAGATCAAGTGAATAAACCACTTCCTCGGAGTCAAACAGACAGTACTGGTACCACACTGAGATCCTCACCAGCTGAGGTTTTCAGACGTGGTGAATTACCCAGACAGAGTGTTCAAGAGAAAGGAACAGTCTCAAATGGATTTATCAGAAACACAGAATCTCGACAGAGTTTCCCAGAAAGGGGGCCCTCAAATACAAACTCAGGAGGAAATCTAAACTCTAGTGTGTCCTCCCTCGGAGCTGGTCAGGGCCCCCAGGATTCCTCCAGGCCCAGCTCCGGTCGGTCTGATCGTCCCTACATACCTCCAAAACCAACTTTCACAACATTTGGCTATGATAACTCTAAATCTGATGATCGACCTCTTCCTTCCACCTCTGTGCCAAATACCTCTTCCAATAATGCTCCTCCAAAGCCCACACCAAGAACAAATTCCAGTGCTGAACTTGGAAGTCCATATGCTTCTTTACCTAATCGATCTCACACTCCTCATGATGAGCTGGATAGTCAACAAACATACAGTTACTTTGCTGCTGTGAAAACAGAAACTCCAAAACCAAGCGAGATTAACAGATCCAGTTCAGGAAAAGAgacacccaaggatgatttataTGTGTCAATGTCTGAAAAACCTGTCATAAGACAAAGGACCAGGTCATCTGAGGGTCTCTTGGACAGTAACATTACATCCGCTCATGACCTAAAGAAAATTCACCCATCTCCCATCCCTTTCGCAAATCCTAACAATATTCACAAAAGTGATAAGTCCCTCATTCCTCATCAGATGCCTCCAAACGGACAAATACAAAGTCAACAACGGCCAATGTCAAGGCCATACCCCAATCTATCCATGAATCAATATTCAAGTGAAGCTAGGAATTCCCCTCTCTTAAGATATGGAAATCAGCCTGTTCCAGTCAAGGGTGCTCAGACAGAGAGTGTGTATGTGACAATGAAAGGCCCACATGAGGGAAGACGCAGTGCTGTAGACTTTGATAGGAAAGGTGGACCTTACAGAACCCATGGCAACATCAGAGAGAATCCCTACGCCTCTGTAAGGGATGTCTCTTCCTATCGCTATGGTAACAGTTCGCCAATGGGAAAATCTGGTGTGCCCTACCACAGCACGTATAATGTGAACACTGTCACACAAGGCCAGAACTCACTCAGCAAATCGGAATCCAATTTAGTGGACAAAGCAGCCGACAGTGATGATGAAGGTGGATTCATCTCCACTCGAAGGACAATGTTGAATGCTTCACCTGCAATTCACAATAGTGCTAACAGTCCAAAGGCTGTGTCTAATTACCCCAACGCCTACACGAAGGAGGACTCCAGCAGTAACCCTGATTCTGGATACAGCAGTAAAATCTTTGGCACCAGGACGAACAATGGCAATGTCCCAAGCAACAGCGGTACTCCGTCCTCCTCCTTTAGTACTGACCATGATCACAGTCTCTCAGTGTCCAGTAACAACCACTCTCCTCATCCGGCTGCTACACAAAGCGACTACGAACAGATCCAAGACGTGGCACGAGCTGTAAACCATGGACAAAACCTGCAGGCACACGTCGAGggatggtatcaaatgaaactgaAAGAGGCCGCTCTGAGGCTGCAAGATGGACCACATAATGAGGGACCTCGGGACCAAAATTACAACCCAAAGGGTTATAATCCCCATATGAATCGTCAGTATACACCCCCTAATCCCCAGtatcacaactaccaggctaacCAAACATACAACAGTTACCGTAATCTTCCTAGTTATATTAGAGGAAGTGATGTGTGA
- the LOC125675771 gene encoding uncharacterized protein LOC125675771 isoform X1 produces MESIEMTTMLGPPHPVAMPTVTKMDKLRLAAAKGEMDMVRDLLGLRTPLQPDKEGRTPLHFAAQNGHLDICRLLIQHGCHPDDQDQVRYTALHRASSQGHTEVIELLINQHCSIDIQDENGNAAIHEAAWHGFSRTLDVLIKHDCNIIITNKAGFTALHLSAQNGHNQSTRILLLAGCNSDLKNNYGDTALHTAARYGHAGVTRILISARCSLNEQNKNGDTALHIASALKRRKIAKLLVDAGVDISVKNKQVETAMDVAERKQHPEIILIISSFSRPKTPKTVNFKEYPVDMEGPVVVPEEEVPAKPVKQEKKFFDFFKKKKKDKEKDKTDSQQTPNTGKSDPSVQGFFSQYVPKPGLQYYRDLAGNIKQGPIGYTPICQCMPTLKKLEHQVHTNQEHIYDHIEASNRALNNRLDQLDHRTSQQVRELDHRTSQRLMEEEALCQERIRRGLEGERAFMEQSHHDNLKMDVQEWLEVKLGSYGHCLDHHHDDTALPSNNLFSEIHQTENGRLFRSRSDETLSQSDNHSGKGFRKKAFYESRQQAMQQIRAWQTPSYSRTNAYRVKGSSHDMLGPRTVTFSDQDNVNVRTSAEIHSQNPPRDLPHSQNPPRDLPHSQNLLRDLPHSQNLLRDLPHSQNSPRDLPQVSAKFTDTSIPTVGPHIHVSQSSVPTRQSEVRPPSRNYSPHPHPRGTSPSVQNRGDPVYGSFRDFPHSVGQSRSPQNPKYEHRSRPDHMSSPRPGQGTVHHQTVSDAVYTSPHQYSSQGAVPKRIPQSQTWHHEQYRNMQKREPSPLTHGTPVNPDQVNKPLPRSQTDSTGTTLRSSPAEVFRRGELPRQSVQEKGTVSNGFIRNTESRQSFPERGPSNTNSGGNLNSSVSSLGAGQGPQDSSRPSSGRSDRPYIPPKPTFTTFGYDNSKSDDRPLPSTSVPNTSSNNAPPKPTPRTNSSAELGSPYASLPNRSHTPHDELDSQQTYSYFAAVKTETPKPSEINRSSSGKETPKDDLYVSMSEKPVIRQRTRSSEGLLDSNITSAHDLKKIHPSPIPFANPNNIHKSDKSLIPHQMPPNGQIQSQQRPMSRPYPNLSMNQYSSEARNSPLLRYGNQPVPVKGAQTESVYVTMKGPHEGRRSAVDFDRKGGPYRTHGNIRENPYASVRDVSSYRYGNSSPMGKSGVPYHSTYNVNTVTQGQNSLSKSESNLVDKAADSDDEGGFISTRRTMLNASPAIHNSANSPKAVSNYPNAYTKEDSSSNPDSGYSSKIFGTRTNNGNVPSNSGTPSSSFSTDHDHSLSVSSNNHSPHPAATQSDYEQIQDVARAVNHGQNLQAHVEGWYQMKLKEAALRLQDGPHNEGPRDQNYNPKGYNPHMNRQYTPPNPQYHNYQANQTYNSYRNLPSYIRGSDV; encoded by the exons AATGGGAATGCTGCCATACATGAGGCTGCCTGGCACGGCTTCAGTCGAACTCTAGACGTTCTCATCAAGCATGACTGTAACATCATCATCACTAACAAG GCTGGTTTTACTGCCCTCCATTTGTCAGCACAGAACGGACACAACCAAAGCACTAGGATCCTCCTCCTGGCTGGCTGTAACTCAGACCTCAAAAACAAT tATGGAGACACGGCCCTCCACACCGCCGCGAGGTACGGTCACGCAGGTGTGACAAGAATCCTCATCAGCGCCCGCTGCAGTCTCAATGAACAAAACAAG AATGGAGACACAGCGCTTCATATCGCTTCAGCCCTCAAACGACGGAAGATCGCAAAACTGCTGGTGGATGCGGGGGTAGACATCAGTGTGAAAAATAAG CAAGTTGAGACGGCAATGGACGTGGCCGAGAGAAAACAGCATCCAGAAATCATCCTAATTATCTCCTCCTTTTCTCGG CCAAAGACACCAAAGACGGTGAATTTCAAGGAATACCCAGTTGATATGGAGGGACCCGTGGTTGTACCGGAAGAGGAGGTCCCAGCCAAACCTGTCAAACAGGAGAAAAAATTCTTTGACTTCttcaagaaaaagaaaaaa GACAAAGAAAAAGATAAAACTGACTCCCAGCAGACCCCAAACACAGGAAAGTCAGATCCCTCTGTTCAGGGCTTTTTCAGTCAGTATGTCCCAAAGCCCGGACTTCAGTATTACAGGGACTTGGCTGGAAACATCAAACAG GGTCCTATTGGTTACACACCAATATGTCAGTGCATGCCAACACTGAAGAAACTTGAACACCAAGTGCATACAAATCAAGAACACATTTATGACCACATCGAGGCTTCCAATCGTGCACTCAATAACCGCTTAGATCAGCTAGACCATCGAACGTCGCAACAGGTCAGGGAACTAGACCATAGAACCAGTCAAAGGCTCATGGAGGAGGAGGCACTGTGTCAGGAGAGAATTCGCCGTGGATTGGAAGGAGAAAGGGCATTCATGGAGCAGAGTCACCATGATAACCTGAAGATGGATGTACAGGAATGGCTTGAAGTCAAACTTGGTTCTTACGGACACTGTTTAGATCATCACCATGACGACACAGCTTTACCAAGCAATAACTTGTTCTCAGAGATTCATCAGACCGAAAATGGACGGTTATTTCGCTCAAGGTCTGATGAGACTTTGTCCCAGTCTGACAACCACAGTGGAAAAGGATTTCGTAAGAAAGCATTCTATGAATCTCGACAACAAGCAATGCAACAAATTCGTGCTTGGCAAACACCATCATACAGTCGGACTAATGCTTACCGTGTTAAAGGATCTAGTCATGATATGTTAGGGCCACGGACTGTTACATTCAGTGATCAAGACAATGTAAATGTGAGGACTAGTGCTGAGATACATTCTCAGAATCCACCAAGGGATTTACCACATTCTCAGAATCCACCAAGGGATTTACCACATTCTCAGAATCTACTAAGGGATTTACCACATTCTCAGAATCTACTAAGGGATTTACCACATTCTCAGAATTCACCAAGGGATTTACCACAAGTGTCAGCCAAATTTACAGACACATCAATTCCAACTGTTGGacctcatatacatgtatctcaaagTTCTGTGCCAACAAGACAGAGTGAGGTTCGTCCCCCTTCCAGAAATTACTCTCCTCATCCTCACCCCCGGGGAACATCCCCCAGTGTTCAGAACAGAGGAGATCCTGTATATGGAAGTTTTCGAGATTTTCCTCATTCAGTGGGACAATCTAGAAGTCCACAAAATCCAAAATATGAGCATCGGTCTAGACCTGATCACATGAGTAGTCCTCGTCCTGGGCAAGGAACTGTTCATCATCAGACTGTATCAGATGCAGTGTACACTAGTCCTCATCAATACTCAAGTCAGGGGGCTGTCCCAAAACGTATCCCCCAGTCACAAACTTGGCATCATGAACAGTATCGAAATATGCAAAAACGTGAACCAAGTCCACTTACTCATGGCACACCAGTGAACCCAGATCAAGTGAATAAACCACTTCCTCGGAGTCAAACAGACAGTACTGGTACCACACTGAGATCCTCACCAGCTGAGGTTTTCAGACGTGGTGAATTACCCAGACAGAGTGTTCAAGAGAAAGGAACAGTCTCAAATGGATTTATCAGAAACACAGAATCTCGACAGAGTTTCCCAGAAAGGGGGCCCTCAAATACAAACTCAGGAGGAAATCTAAACTCTAGTGTGTCCTCCCTCGGAGCTGGTCAGGGCCCCCAGGATTCCTCCAGGCCCAGCTCCGGTCGGTCTGATCGTCCCTACATACCTCCAAAACCAACTTTCACAACATTTGGCTATGATAACTCTAAATCTGATGATCGACCTCTTCCTTCCACCTCTGTGCCAAATACCTCTTCCAATAATGCTCCTCCAAAGCCCACACCAAGAACAAATTCCAGTGCTGAACTTGGAAGTCCATATGCTTCTTTACCTAATCGATCTCACACTCCTCATGATGAGCTGGATAGTCAACAAACATACAGTTACTTTGCTGCTGTGAAAACAGAAACTCCAAAACCAAGCGAGATTAACAGATCCAGTTCAGGAAAAGAgacacccaaggatgatttataTGTGTCAATGTCTGAAAAACCTGTCATAAGACAAAGGACCAGGTCATCTGAGGGTCTCTTGGACAGTAACATTACATCCGCTCATGACCTAAAGAAAATTCACCCATCTCCCATCCCTTTCGCAAATCCTAACAATATTCACAAAAGTGATAAGTCCCTCATTCCTCATCAGATGCCTCCAAACGGACAAATACAAAGTCAACAACGGCCAATGTCAAGGCCATACCCCAATCTATCCATGAATCAATATTCAAGTGAAGCTAGGAATTCCCCTCTCTTAAGATATGGAAATCAGCCTGTTCCAGTCAAGGGTGCTCAGACAGAGAGTGTGTATGTGACAATGAAAGGCCCACATGAGGGAAGACGCAGTGCTGTAGACTTTGATAGGAAAGGTGGACCTTACAGAACCCATGGCAACATCAGAGAGAATCCCTACGCCTCTGTAAGGGATGTCTCTTCCTATCGCTATGGTAACAGTTCGCCAATGGGAAAATCTGGTGTGCCCTACCACAGCACGTATAATGTGAACACTGTCACACAAGGCCAGAACTCACTCAGCAAATCGGAATCCAATTTAGTGGACAAAGCAGCCGACAGTGATGATGAAGGTGGATTCATCTCCACTCGAAGGACAATGTTGAATGCTTCACCTGCAATTCACAATAGTGCTAACAGTCCAAAGGCTGTGTCTAATTACCCCAACGCCTACACGAAGGAGGACTCCAGCAGTAACCCTGATTCTGGATACAGCAGTAAAATCTTTGGCACCAGGACGAACAATGGCAATGTCCCAAGCAACAGCGGTACTCCGTCCTCCTCCTTTAGTACTGACCATGATCACAGTCTCTCAGTGTCCAGTAACAACCACTCTCCTCATCCGGCTGCTACACAAAGCGACTACGAACAGATCCAAGACGTGGCACGAGCTGTAAACCATGGACAAAACCTGCAGGCACACGTCGAGggatggtatcaaatgaaactgaAAGAGGCCGCTCTGAGGCTGCAAGATGGACCACATAATGAGGGACCTCGGGACCAAAATTACAACCCAAAGGGTTATAATCCCCATATGAATCGTCAGTATACACCCCCTAATCCCCAGtatcacaactaccaggctaacCAAACATACAACAGTTACCGTAATCTTCCTAGTTATATTAGAGGAAGTGATGTGTGA